In Nocardia asteroides, a single genomic region encodes these proteins:
- a CDS encoding TIGR02678 family protein, translating to MNDDARSLGTRSHDATAVREAARTLLETPIVTAARAPESLALIRRHAAALRTMFGTQLGYSLVVESGFARLAKSPPEADAPLRELARRSGTPLDAATYTLVALACAALLAPGAGEQILISQLVAQMRADAAEQRITLSDGLPGRRRLVAALGVLIEWGVLTETDGTVAQWGDGPEGEGLLTVCRPLLPHILIRSIGPAVGPDEVLAPDTAAPRQRLRRRLTENPAVLRENLSPEELDALSRERNELARLLNDNFGLTLEVRAEGALAYDPADALGDIAFPGPGTVKQAALLLIGELADRAGGEYFGWDVVDAVLGALIERHRRIWKAEYGDAPQRLRADIVALLRSLCLAEERDDGLRLLPPAHRYRPRITVTTQLTLEVPEEESS from the coding sequence ATGAACGACGACGCCCGGTCGCTCGGCACCCGTTCGCACGACGCGACCGCGGTGCGCGAGGCCGCCCGCACACTGCTGGAGACGCCGATCGTGACGGCGGCGCGCGCCCCGGAGTCGCTCGCCCTGATCAGGCGGCACGCGGCCGCGCTGCGCACGATGTTCGGTACCCAGCTCGGCTATTCGCTGGTCGTCGAATCGGGTTTCGCGCGGCTGGCCAAATCACCGCCGGAGGCCGACGCGCCGCTGCGCGAGCTCGCCCGCCGCAGCGGGACTCCGCTGGACGCCGCGACCTACACGCTCGTCGCGCTGGCCTGCGCTGCCCTGCTCGCGCCCGGCGCCGGGGAACAGATCCTGATCTCGCAACTGGTCGCCCAGATGCGCGCCGACGCCGCCGAACAGCGAATCACGCTGTCCGACGGGCTACCGGGGCGCAGGCGGCTGGTAGCCGCGCTCGGTGTGCTGATCGAGTGGGGAGTGCTGACCGAAACCGACGGCACCGTCGCGCAGTGGGGTGACGGCCCGGAGGGCGAGGGGCTGCTGACGGTGTGCAGGCCGCTGCTGCCGCACATCCTGATTCGATCGATCGGGCCCGCCGTCGGGCCGGACGAGGTGCTGGCCCCGGATACCGCGGCTCCCCGCCAGCGGCTCCGCCGCAGGCTCACCGAGAATCCGGCCGTGCTGCGCGAGAACCTGAGCCCGGAGGAGCTCGATGCGCTCTCCAGGGAGCGGAACGAACTTGCCCGGCTGCTCAACGACAACTTCGGCCTGACCCTGGAGGTCAGGGCCGAGGGCGCACTCGCCTACGACCCCGCCGACGCACTCGGCGATATCGCCTTCCCCGGCCCCGGCACGGTCAAGCAGGCCGCGCTGCTGCTGATCGGCGAGCTCGCCGACCGGGCCGGGGGCGAGTACTTCGGGTGGGACGTCGTCGATGCCGTGCTCGGCGCGCTGATCGAGCGGCACCGGCGAATCTGGAAGGCCGAGTACGGCGACGCCCCGCAGCGGTTGCGCGCGGATATCGTCGCCCTGCTGCGGTCGCTGTGCCTCGCCGAAGAGCGGGACGACGGGTTGCGCCTGCTGCCGCCCGCGCACCGGTATCGGCCGCGGATCACGGTGACCACCCAGCTCACGCTCGAGGTGCCGGAGGAGGAATCGTCGTGA